The Andrena cerasifolii isolate SP2316 chromosome 15, iyAndCera1_principal, whole genome shotgun sequence genome includes a window with the following:
- the Lap gene encoding phosphatidylinositol-binding clathrin assembly protein lap isoform X14 gives MAGQTINDRLLAARHSIAGQGLAKSVCKATTEEMIGPKKKHLDYLIHCTNEPNVSIPQLANLLIERSQNTNWTVVFKALITVHHMLCYGNERFTQYLASSNSTFQLSNFLDKSGVPAGARIGYDMSPFIRRYAKYLNEKALSYRTVAFDFCKVKRGKEDGTLRTMNAEKLLKTLPVLQSQLDALLEFDCTANDLTNGVINMAFMLLFRDLIRLFACYNDGIINLLEKYFDMNKKQCREALDLYKKFLIRMDWVGEFLKVAENVGIDKGDIPDLTKAPSSLLDALEQHLASLEGKKGSAANTPTQTASNRTNVKSGVSALSSTSTAFGTAASNNRLDHTGNGHIDEALRRHALAEEEAAMNQYKAKVQSPSSGPSTNPFLSSPTNNADQPIVDLFGAPTTGNDSQPQRASDDLLQLAGNPFADMFGAPQPAPAQTAQAQNNMWITNGNGFAAVPPANNNFVTDNSFSSVFGNQESQPAGAPGTAGSVPNPFMSDFPSLGPQQGAQPNAAAFGLFEQGAGGVAGTASDGQPQSQTGDLFSAGGQADLFGSDSAVLKTAEGAVGDAGGEMASSAALASGKSTATPPPRPPPPATATNGTPRPASPSVSGAAAGKPLAGAAAAAAPSKSAFDDLNDSIRMALGGSPSRPAPIAQQPPAAQQAQQPMQQGFGMFDMAAGMPAMNAGPMAGYGIPTQVPAGYGSPAKQPTSAAGQQPNAASTGKVLTGDLDSSLASLAQNLSINKSAQQQVKGMQWNSPKNAAKTGGPAGWTPQPMAATTGAGYRPMGMQGVPMGMQGMQGMRPMMSTMPGGPGGMMVAGGAAPMMMPGTNPMMGANMQQQQQPQQQQQQQQQQPQAAAQPQNNAVQLDPFGAL, from the exons ATTTAATCCATTGCACGAACGAGCCCAACGTGTCGATACCGCAGCTGGCGAACCTCTTGATAGAGCGGTCGCAGAACACAAATTGGACGGTGGTTTTCAAAGCACTGATCACGGTGCACCATATGCTCTGCTACGGCAATGAG AGGTTTACGCAGTATCTGGCGTCCAGCAACAGCACGTTTCAGCTcagtaattttctcgataaaagcGGCGTGCCAG CAGGAGCACGTATCG GCTATGACATGTCACCATTCATCAGGCGGTACGCGAAGTACCTCAACGAGAAGGCCCTCTCCTACAGGACCGTGGCCTTCGACTTCTGCAAGGTGAAGAGAGG GAAGGAGGATGGCACTCTGCGCACAATGAACGCTGAGAAACTGTTGAAAACTTTGCCCGTCTTGCAGTCACAGCTGGACGCGCTCCTGGAGTTCGACTGCACTGCGAATGATCTCACAAACGGTGTCATAAACATGGCTTTCATGCTTCTCTTTCGGGATCTCATCCGACTATTCGCCTGCTACAACGACGGCATTATTAATTTACTAG AAAAGTATTTTGATATGAATAAGAAGCAATGTCGCGAGGCTTTAGACCTGTACAAAAAGTTTCTCATACGAATGGACTGGGTTGGCGAATTCTTGAAAGTTGCCGAG AATGTCGGCATCGATAAGGGAGACATACCTGACCTGACAAAG GCGCCAAGTAGCTTACTGGACGCGTTAGAGCAGCACCTCGCCTCGCTGGAAGGGAAGAAGGGATCCGCGGCGAACACTCCCACGCAGACTGCAAG CAATAGAACGAATGTAAAGTCGGGAGTGTCCGCCCTGTCTTCCACCAGTACTGCGTTTGGAACAGCAGCCAGTAATAACCGCCTCGACCACACTGGGAATGGACACATCGACGAAGCGCTACGGCGACATGCCCTCGCGGAAGAGGAAGCCGCTATGAACCAGTACAAG GCAAAAGTGCAATCCCCGTCGTCTGGCCCCAGCACGAATCCGTTCCTCAGCTCGCCAACGAACAATGCGGATCAGCCGATCGTGGATCTGTTTGGCGCGCCAACAACTGGCAACGACAGTCAG CCGCAGAGAGCGTCAGACGATCTGCTCCAGTTAGCGGGCAATCCTTTCGCGGATATGTTCGGCGCACCGCAGCCTGCACCCGCGCAAACCGCACAGGCGCAGAACAACATGTGGATAACTAACGGTAACG GTTTCGCAGCAGTGCCCCCAGCAAATAATAACTTTGTTACAGATAACAGTTTCTCCTCCGTGTTCGGTAATCAAGAGTCCCAACCTG CTGGTGCCCCAGGAACGGCCGGCTCCGTACCGAATCCCTTCATGTCCGACTTTCCCTCCCTCGGTCCTCAGCAGGGCGCGCAGCCGAACGCGGCCGCTTTCGGCCTGTTCGAGCAGGGTGCCGGTGGCGTGGCCGGCACGGCGAGCGACGGCCAGCCGCAATCGCAGACCGGGGACCTGTTCAGCGCTGGCGGCCAGGCAGACCTCTTTGGGAGCGACTCAGCAGTGCTCAAGACCGCGGAGGGAGCCGTCGGGGACGCTGGCGGCGAGATGGCCTCCTCGGCGGCTCTTGCCTCCGGTAAGTCCACTGCCACGCCGCCTCCCAGACCGCCGCCTCCCGCGACAGCGACGAACGGTACGCCCAGGCCGGCTTCGCCCAGCGTTTCCGGAGCGGCAGCTGGCAAGCCCCTCGCAGGGGCAGCAGCGGCCGCCGCTCCCAGCAAGAGTGCATTCGACGATCTGAACGACAGTATCCGTATGGCGCTGGGCGGGTCCCCGTCTCGGCCGGCACCCATTGCTCAGCAACCTCCAGCCGCGCAACAAGCACAGCAACCTATGCAACAGGGTTTCGGCATGTTCGATATGGCCGCTGGTATGCCAGCCATGAACGCCGGGCCCATGGCCGGCTACGGTATTCCCACCCAAGTCCCAGCTGGGTACGGTTCCCCGGCAAAGCAGCCGACTTCAG CAGCAGGACAGCAGCCGAACGCAGCGTCCACTGGCAAAGTCCTGACAGGAGATTTGGACAGCAGTCTCGCCAGTCTTGCCCAGAATTTGTCTATCAACAAGAGCGCGCAGCAGCAAGTCAA GGGTATGCAGTGGAATTCGCCTAAAAACGCTGCCAAGACCGGTGGTCCAGCTGGATGGACACCGCAGCCAATGGCAGCCACCACTGGCGCTGGTTACCGTCCAATG GGAATGCAAGGCGTGCCAATGGGCATGCAGGGTATGCAGGGCATGAGGCCGATGATGAGCACAATGCCTGGCGGTCCTGGTGGCATGATGGTCGCAGGTGGAGCTGCGCCAATGATGATGCCTGGCACGAATCCCATGATGGGTGCTAAtatgcagcagcaacagcaaccgcagcagcagcagcagcaacagcaacagcaaccgCAGGCTGCTGCGCAGCCACAAAATAATGCAGTCCAGCTCGATCCGTTCGGTGCTCTGTGA
- the Lap gene encoding phosphatidylinositol-binding clathrin assembly protein lap isoform X9, with the protein MAGQTINDRLLAARHSIAGQGLAKSVCKATTEEMIGPKKKHLDYLIHCTNEPNVSIPQLANLLIERSQNTNWTVVFKALITVHHMLCYGNERFTQYLASSNSTFQLSNFLDKSGVPAGARIGYDMSPFIRRYAKYLNEKALSYRTVAFDFCKVKRGKEDGTLRTMNAEKLLKTLPVLQSQLDALLEFDCTANDLTNGVINMAFMLLFRDLIRLFACYNDGIINLLEKYFDMNKKQCREALDLYKKFLIRMDWVGEFLKVAENVGIDKGDIPDLTKAPSSLLDALEQHLASLEGKKGSAANTPTQTASNRTNVKSGVSALSSTSTAFGTAASNNRLDHTGNGHIDEALRRHALAEEEAAMNQYKAKVQSPSSGPSTNPFLSSPTNNADQPIVDLFGAPTTGNDSQRASDDLLQLAGNPFADMFGAPQPAPAQTAQAQNNMWITNGNDNSFSSVFGNQESQPAGAPGTAGSVPNPFMSDFPSLGPQQGAQPNAAAFGLFEQGAGGVAGTASDGQPQSQTGDLFSAGGQADLFGSDSAVLKTAEGAVGDAGGEMASSAALASGKSTATPPPRPPPPATATNGTPRPASPSVSGAAAGKPLAGAAAAAAPSKSAFDDLNDSIRMALGGSPSRPAPIAQQPPAAQQAQQPMQQGFGMFDMAAGMPAMNAGPMAGYGIPTQVPAGYGSPAKQPTSAAGQQPNAASTGKVLTGDLDSSLASLAQNLSINKSAQQQVKGMQWNSPKNAAKTGGPAGWTPQPMAATTGAGYRPMGQGMTQLPPTTLGFPPHSAPLGMQGVPMGMQGMQGMRPMMSTMPGGPGGMMVAGGAAPMMMPGTNPMMGANMQQQQQPQQQQQQQQQQPQAAAQPQNNAVQLDPFGAL; encoded by the exons ATTTAATCCATTGCACGAACGAGCCCAACGTGTCGATACCGCAGCTGGCGAACCTCTTGATAGAGCGGTCGCAGAACACAAATTGGACGGTGGTTTTCAAAGCACTGATCACGGTGCACCATATGCTCTGCTACGGCAATGAG AGGTTTACGCAGTATCTGGCGTCCAGCAACAGCACGTTTCAGCTcagtaattttctcgataaaagcGGCGTGCCAG CAGGAGCACGTATCG GCTATGACATGTCACCATTCATCAGGCGGTACGCGAAGTACCTCAACGAGAAGGCCCTCTCCTACAGGACCGTGGCCTTCGACTTCTGCAAGGTGAAGAGAGG GAAGGAGGATGGCACTCTGCGCACAATGAACGCTGAGAAACTGTTGAAAACTTTGCCCGTCTTGCAGTCACAGCTGGACGCGCTCCTGGAGTTCGACTGCACTGCGAATGATCTCACAAACGGTGTCATAAACATGGCTTTCATGCTTCTCTTTCGGGATCTCATCCGACTATTCGCCTGCTACAACGACGGCATTATTAATTTACTAG AAAAGTATTTTGATATGAATAAGAAGCAATGTCGCGAGGCTTTAGACCTGTACAAAAAGTTTCTCATACGAATGGACTGGGTTGGCGAATTCTTGAAAGTTGCCGAG AATGTCGGCATCGATAAGGGAGACATACCTGACCTGACAAAG GCGCCAAGTAGCTTACTGGACGCGTTAGAGCAGCACCTCGCCTCGCTGGAAGGGAAGAAGGGATCCGCGGCGAACACTCCCACGCAGACTGCAAG CAATAGAACGAATGTAAAGTCGGGAGTGTCCGCCCTGTCTTCCACCAGTACTGCGTTTGGAACAGCAGCCAGTAATAACCGCCTCGACCACACTGGGAATGGACACATCGACGAAGCGCTACGGCGACATGCCCTCGCGGAAGAGGAAGCCGCTATGAACCAGTACAAG GCAAAAGTGCAATCCCCGTCGTCTGGCCCCAGCACGAATCCGTTCCTCAGCTCGCCAACGAACAATGCGGATCAGCCGATCGTGGATCTGTTTGGCGCGCCAACAACTGGCAACGACAGTCAG AGAGCGTCAGACGATCTGCTCCAGTTAGCGGGCAATCCTTTCGCGGATATGTTCGGCGCACCGCAGCCTGCACCCGCGCAAACCGCACAGGCGCAGAACAACATGTGGATAACTAACGGTAACG ATAACAGTTTCTCCTCCGTGTTCGGTAATCAAGAGTCCCAACCTG CTGGTGCCCCAGGAACGGCCGGCTCCGTACCGAATCCCTTCATGTCCGACTTTCCCTCCCTCGGTCCTCAGCAGGGCGCGCAGCCGAACGCGGCCGCTTTCGGCCTGTTCGAGCAGGGTGCCGGTGGCGTGGCCGGCACGGCGAGCGACGGCCAGCCGCAATCGCAGACCGGGGACCTGTTCAGCGCTGGCGGCCAGGCAGACCTCTTTGGGAGCGACTCAGCAGTGCTCAAGACCGCGGAGGGAGCCGTCGGGGACGCTGGCGGCGAGATGGCCTCCTCGGCGGCTCTTGCCTCCGGTAAGTCCACTGCCACGCCGCCTCCCAGACCGCCGCCTCCCGCGACAGCGACGAACGGTACGCCCAGGCCGGCTTCGCCCAGCGTTTCCGGAGCGGCAGCTGGCAAGCCCCTCGCAGGGGCAGCAGCGGCCGCCGCTCCCAGCAAGAGTGCATTCGACGATCTGAACGACAGTATCCGTATGGCGCTGGGCGGGTCCCCGTCTCGGCCGGCACCCATTGCTCAGCAACCTCCAGCCGCGCAACAAGCACAGCAACCTATGCAACAGGGTTTCGGCATGTTCGATATGGCCGCTGGTATGCCAGCCATGAACGCCGGGCCCATGGCCGGCTACGGTATTCCCACCCAAGTCCCAGCTGGGTACGGTTCCCCGGCAAAGCAGCCGACTTCAG CAGCAGGACAGCAGCCGAACGCAGCGTCCACTGGCAAAGTCCTGACAGGAGATTTGGACAGCAGTCTCGCCAGTCTTGCCCAGAATTTGTCTATCAACAAGAGCGCGCAGCAGCAAGTCAA GGGTATGCAGTGGAATTCGCCTAAAAACGCTGCCAAGACCGGTGGTCCAGCTGGATGGACACCGCAGCCAATGGCAGCCACCACTGGCGCTGGTTACCGTCCAATG GGTCAAGGAATGACGCAACTTCCTCCAACTACCCTGGGCTTCCCTCCCCACTCCGCGCCATTG GGAATGCAAGGCGTGCCAATGGGCATGCAGGGTATGCAGGGCATGAGGCCGATGATGAGCACAATGCCTGGCGGTCCTGGTGGCATGATGGTCGCAGGTGGAGCTGCGCCAATGATGATGCCTGGCACGAATCCCATGATGGGTGCTAAtatgcagcagcaacagcaaccgcagcagcagcagcagcaacagcaacagcaaccgCAGGCTGCTGCGCAGCCACAAAATAATGCAGTCCAGCTCGATCCGTTCGGTGCTCTGTGA
- the Lap gene encoding phosphatidylinositol-binding clathrin assembly protein lap isoform X12, whose translation MAGQTINDRLLAARHSIAGQGLAKSVCKATTEEMIGPKKKHLDYLIHCTNEPNVSIPQLANLLIERSQNTNWTVVFKALITVHHMLCYGNERFTQYLASSNSTFQLSNFLDKSGVPGARIGYDMSPFIRRYAKYLNEKALSYRTVAFDFCKVKRGKEDGTLRTMNAEKLLKTLPVLQSQLDALLEFDCTANDLTNGVINMAFMLLFRDLIRLFACYNDGIINLLEKYFDMNKKQCREALDLYKKFLIRMDWVGEFLKVAENVGIDKGDIPDLTKAPSSLLDALEQHLASLEGKKGSAANTPTQTASTAFGTAASNNRLDHTGNGHIDEALRRHALAEEEAAMNQYKAKVQSPSSGPSTNPFLSSPTNNADQPIVDLFGAPTTGNDSQPQRASDDLLQLAGNPFADMFGAPQPAPAQTAQAQNNMWITNGNGFAAVPPANNNFVTDNSFSSVFGNQESQPAGAPGTAGSVPNPFMSDFPSLGPQQGAQPNAAAFGLFEQGAGGVAGTASDGQPQSQTGDLFSAGGQADLFGSDSAVLKTAEGAVGDAGGEMASSAALASGKSTATPPPRPPPPATATNGTPRPASPSVSGAAAGKPLAGAAAAAAPSKSAFDDLNDSIRMALGGSPSRPAPIAQQPPAAQQAQQPMQQGFGMFDMAAGMPAMNAGPMAGYGIPTQVPAGYGSPAKQPTSAAGQQPNAASTGKVLTGDLDSSLASLAQNLSINKSAQQQVKGMQWNSPKNAAKTGGPAGWTPQPMAATTGAGYRPMGQGMTQLPPTTLGFPPHSAPLGMQGVPMGMQGMQGMRPMMSTMPGGPGGMMVAGGAAPMMMPGTNPMMGANMQQQQQPQQQQQQQQQQPQAAAQPQNNAVQLDPFGAL comes from the exons ATTTAATCCATTGCACGAACGAGCCCAACGTGTCGATACCGCAGCTGGCGAACCTCTTGATAGAGCGGTCGCAGAACACAAATTGGACGGTGGTTTTCAAAGCACTGATCACGGTGCACCATATGCTCTGCTACGGCAATGAG AGGTTTACGCAGTATCTGGCGTCCAGCAACAGCACGTTTCAGCTcagtaattttctcgataaaagcGGCGTGCCAG GAGCACGTATCG GCTATGACATGTCACCATTCATCAGGCGGTACGCGAAGTACCTCAACGAGAAGGCCCTCTCCTACAGGACCGTGGCCTTCGACTTCTGCAAGGTGAAGAGAGG GAAGGAGGATGGCACTCTGCGCACAATGAACGCTGAGAAACTGTTGAAAACTTTGCCCGTCTTGCAGTCACAGCTGGACGCGCTCCTGGAGTTCGACTGCACTGCGAATGATCTCACAAACGGTGTCATAAACATGGCTTTCATGCTTCTCTTTCGGGATCTCATCCGACTATTCGCCTGCTACAACGACGGCATTATTAATTTACTAG AAAAGTATTTTGATATGAATAAGAAGCAATGTCGCGAGGCTTTAGACCTGTACAAAAAGTTTCTCATACGAATGGACTGGGTTGGCGAATTCTTGAAAGTTGCCGAG AATGTCGGCATCGATAAGGGAGACATACCTGACCTGACAAAG GCGCCAAGTAGCTTACTGGACGCGTTAGAGCAGCACCTCGCCTCGCTGGAAGGGAAGAAGGGATCCGCGGCGAACACTCCCACGCAGACTGCAAG TACTGCGTTTGGAACAGCAGCCAGTAATAACCGCCTCGACCACACTGGGAATGGACACATCGACGAAGCGCTACGGCGACATGCCCTCGCGGAAGAGGAAGCCGCTATGAACCAGTACAAG GCAAAAGTGCAATCCCCGTCGTCTGGCCCCAGCACGAATCCGTTCCTCAGCTCGCCAACGAACAATGCGGATCAGCCGATCGTGGATCTGTTTGGCGCGCCAACAACTGGCAACGACAGTCAG CCGCAGAGAGCGTCAGACGATCTGCTCCAGTTAGCGGGCAATCCTTTCGCGGATATGTTCGGCGCACCGCAGCCTGCACCCGCGCAAACCGCACAGGCGCAGAACAACATGTGGATAACTAACGGTAACG GTTTCGCAGCAGTGCCCCCAGCAAATAATAACTTTGTTACAGATAACAGTTTCTCCTCCGTGTTCGGTAATCAAGAGTCCCAACCTG CTGGTGCCCCAGGAACGGCCGGCTCCGTACCGAATCCCTTCATGTCCGACTTTCCCTCCCTCGGTCCTCAGCAGGGCGCGCAGCCGAACGCGGCCGCTTTCGGCCTGTTCGAGCAGGGTGCCGGTGGCGTGGCCGGCACGGCGAGCGACGGCCAGCCGCAATCGCAGACCGGGGACCTGTTCAGCGCTGGCGGCCAGGCAGACCTCTTTGGGAGCGACTCAGCAGTGCTCAAGACCGCGGAGGGAGCCGTCGGGGACGCTGGCGGCGAGATGGCCTCCTCGGCGGCTCTTGCCTCCGGTAAGTCCACTGCCACGCCGCCTCCCAGACCGCCGCCTCCCGCGACAGCGACGAACGGTACGCCCAGGCCGGCTTCGCCCAGCGTTTCCGGAGCGGCAGCTGGCAAGCCCCTCGCAGGGGCAGCAGCGGCCGCCGCTCCCAGCAAGAGTGCATTCGACGATCTGAACGACAGTATCCGTATGGCGCTGGGCGGGTCCCCGTCTCGGCCGGCACCCATTGCTCAGCAACCTCCAGCCGCGCAACAAGCACAGCAACCTATGCAACAGGGTTTCGGCATGTTCGATATGGCCGCTGGTATGCCAGCCATGAACGCCGGGCCCATGGCCGGCTACGGTATTCCCACCCAAGTCCCAGCTGGGTACGGTTCCCCGGCAAAGCAGCCGACTTCAG CAGCAGGACAGCAGCCGAACGCAGCGTCCACTGGCAAAGTCCTGACAGGAGATTTGGACAGCAGTCTCGCCAGTCTTGCCCAGAATTTGTCTATCAACAAGAGCGCGCAGCAGCAAGTCAA GGGTATGCAGTGGAATTCGCCTAAAAACGCTGCCAAGACCGGTGGTCCAGCTGGATGGACACCGCAGCCAATGGCAGCCACCACTGGCGCTGGTTACCGTCCAATG GGTCAAGGAATGACGCAACTTCCTCCAACTACCCTGGGCTTCCCTCCCCACTCCGCGCCATTG GGAATGCAAGGCGTGCCAATGGGCATGCAGGGTATGCAGGGCATGAGGCCGATGATGAGCACAATGCCTGGCGGTCCTGGTGGCATGATGGTCGCAGGTGGAGCTGCGCCAATGATGATGCCTGGCACGAATCCCATGATGGGTGCTAAtatgcagcagcaacagcaaccgcagcagcagcagcagcaacagcaacagcaaccgCAGGCTGCTGCGCAGCCACAAAATAATGCAGTCCAGCTCGATCCGTTCGGTGCTCTGTGA
- the Lap gene encoding phosphatidylinositol-binding clathrin assembly protein lap isoform X11 produces MAGQTINDRLLAARHSIAGQGLAKSVCKATTEEMIGPKKKHLDYLIHCTNEPNVSIPQLANLLIERSQNTNWTVVFKALITVHHMLCYGNERFTQYLASSNSTFQLSNFLDKSGVPAGARIGYDMSPFIRRYAKYLNEKALSYRTVAFDFCKVKRGKEDGTLRTMNAEKLLKTLPVLQSQLDALLEFDCTANDLTNGVINMAFMLLFRDLIRLFACYNDGIINLLEKYFDMNKKQCREALDLYKKFLIRMDWVGEFLKVAENVGIDKGDIPDLTKAPSSLLDALEQHLASLEGKKGSAANTPTQTASTAFGTAASNNRLDHTGNGHIDEALRRHALAEEEAAMNQYKAKVQSPSSGPSTNPFLSSPTNNADQPIVDLFGAPTTGNDSQPQRASDDLLQLAGNPFADMFGAPQPAPAQTAQAQNNMWITNGNGFAAVPPANNNFVTDNSFSSVFGNQESQPAGAPGTAGSVPNPFMSDFPSLGPQQGAQPNAAAFGLFEQGAGGVAGTASDGQPQSQTGDLFSAGGQADLFGSDSAVLKTAEGAVGDAGGEMASSAALASGKSTATPPPRPPPPATATNGTPRPASPSVSGAAAGKPLAGAAAAAAPSKSAFDDLNDSIRMALGGSPSRPAPIAQQPPAAQQAQQPMQQGFGMFDMAAGMPAMNAGPMAGYGIPTQVPAGYGSPAKQPTSAAGQQPNAASTGKVLTGDLDSSLASLAQNLSINKSAQQQVKGMQWNSPKNAAKTGGPAGWTPQPMAATTGAGYRPMGQGMTQLPPTTLGFPPHSAPLGMQGVPMGMQGMQGMRPMMSTMPGGPGGMMVAGGAAPMMMPGTNPMMGANMQQQQQPQQQQQQQQQQPQAAAQPQNNAVQLDPFGAL; encoded by the exons ATTTAATCCATTGCACGAACGAGCCCAACGTGTCGATACCGCAGCTGGCGAACCTCTTGATAGAGCGGTCGCAGAACACAAATTGGACGGTGGTTTTCAAAGCACTGATCACGGTGCACCATATGCTCTGCTACGGCAATGAG AGGTTTACGCAGTATCTGGCGTCCAGCAACAGCACGTTTCAGCTcagtaattttctcgataaaagcGGCGTGCCAG CAGGAGCACGTATCG GCTATGACATGTCACCATTCATCAGGCGGTACGCGAAGTACCTCAACGAGAAGGCCCTCTCCTACAGGACCGTGGCCTTCGACTTCTGCAAGGTGAAGAGAGG GAAGGAGGATGGCACTCTGCGCACAATGAACGCTGAGAAACTGTTGAAAACTTTGCCCGTCTTGCAGTCACAGCTGGACGCGCTCCTGGAGTTCGACTGCACTGCGAATGATCTCACAAACGGTGTCATAAACATGGCTTTCATGCTTCTCTTTCGGGATCTCATCCGACTATTCGCCTGCTACAACGACGGCATTATTAATTTACTAG AAAAGTATTTTGATATGAATAAGAAGCAATGTCGCGAGGCTTTAGACCTGTACAAAAAGTTTCTCATACGAATGGACTGGGTTGGCGAATTCTTGAAAGTTGCCGAG AATGTCGGCATCGATAAGGGAGACATACCTGACCTGACAAAG GCGCCAAGTAGCTTACTGGACGCGTTAGAGCAGCACCTCGCCTCGCTGGAAGGGAAGAAGGGATCCGCGGCGAACACTCCCACGCAGACTGCAAG TACTGCGTTTGGAACAGCAGCCAGTAATAACCGCCTCGACCACACTGGGAATGGACACATCGACGAAGCGCTACGGCGACATGCCCTCGCGGAAGAGGAAGCCGCTATGAACCAGTACAAG GCAAAAGTGCAATCCCCGTCGTCTGGCCCCAGCACGAATCCGTTCCTCAGCTCGCCAACGAACAATGCGGATCAGCCGATCGTGGATCTGTTTGGCGCGCCAACAACTGGCAACGACAGTCAG CCGCAGAGAGCGTCAGACGATCTGCTCCAGTTAGCGGGCAATCCTTTCGCGGATATGTTCGGCGCACCGCAGCCTGCACCCGCGCAAACCGCACAGGCGCAGAACAACATGTGGATAACTAACGGTAACG GTTTCGCAGCAGTGCCCCCAGCAAATAATAACTTTGTTACAGATAACAGTTTCTCCTCCGTGTTCGGTAATCAAGAGTCCCAACCTG CTGGTGCCCCAGGAACGGCCGGCTCCGTACCGAATCCCTTCATGTCCGACTTTCCCTCCCTCGGTCCTCAGCAGGGCGCGCAGCCGAACGCGGCCGCTTTCGGCCTGTTCGAGCAGGGTGCCGGTGGCGTGGCCGGCACGGCGAGCGACGGCCAGCCGCAATCGCAGACCGGGGACCTGTTCAGCGCTGGCGGCCAGGCAGACCTCTTTGGGAGCGACTCAGCAGTGCTCAAGACCGCGGAGGGAGCCGTCGGGGACGCTGGCGGCGAGATGGCCTCCTCGGCGGCTCTTGCCTCCGGTAAGTCCACTGCCACGCCGCCTCCCAGACCGCCGCCTCCCGCGACAGCGACGAACGGTACGCCCAGGCCGGCTTCGCCCAGCGTTTCCGGAGCGGCAGCTGGCAAGCCCCTCGCAGGGGCAGCAGCGGCCGCCGCTCCCAGCAAGAGTGCATTCGACGATCTGAACGACAGTATCCGTATGGCGCTGGGCGGGTCCCCGTCTCGGCCGGCACCCATTGCTCAGCAACCTCCAGCCGCGCAACAAGCACAGCAACCTATGCAACAGGGTTTCGGCATGTTCGATATGGCCGCTGGTATGCCAGCCATGAACGCCGGGCCCATGGCCGGCTACGGTATTCCCACCCAAGTCCCAGCTGGGTACGGTTCCCCGGCAAAGCAGCCGACTTCAG CAGCAGGACAGCAGCCGAACGCAGCGTCCACTGGCAAAGTCCTGACAGGAGATTTGGACAGCAGTCTCGCCAGTCTTGCCCAGAATTTGTCTATCAACAAGAGCGCGCAGCAGCAAGTCAA GGGTATGCAGTGGAATTCGCCTAAAAACGCTGCCAAGACCGGTGGTCCAGCTGGATGGACACCGCAGCCAATGGCAGCCACCACTGGCGCTGGTTACCGTCCAATG GGTCAAGGAATGACGCAACTTCCTCCAACTACCCTGGGCTTCCCTCCCCACTCCGCGCCATTG GGAATGCAAGGCGTGCCAATGGGCATGCAGGGTATGCAGGGCATGAGGCCGATGATGAGCACAATGCCTGGCGGTCCTGGTGGCATGATGGTCGCAGGTGGAGCTGCGCCAATGATGATGCCTGGCACGAATCCCATGATGGGTGCTAAtatgcagcagcaacagcaaccgcagcagcagcagcagcaacagcaacagcaaccgCAGGCTGCTGCGCAGCCACAAAATAATGCAGTCCAGCTCGATCCGTTCGGTGCTCTGTGA